Proteins from a genomic interval of Halomonas alkaliantarctica:
- a CDS encoding biotin--[acetyl-CoA-carboxylase] ligase has product MTIGNLMRLLSDGEVHSGEQLGEALGISRAAVWKQLKKLEALGVEVVAVKGRGYQLSQRLEPLEGAKIVEQLPAPARHHLARLFVEDQLPSSNEYLRQRFEQGAGHGEVCLVELQTSGRGRRGRVWSTPWGQSLMLSLGWRFESGIAVLEGLSLAVGVVVAQVLEQHGVTPKLKWPNDILLSEQGDGPGDELGKLAGILIEVTGDAAGPCEVVIGMGMNLWLPAAQRAAIDQPVAALFERLPNISRNQLASEVVAGLLAMLANFEQDGFGTWRDAWNQRHAYAGLPIRVIQGQQTSDAVAGEVDESGNLWVTENGHSRRLAGGEISVRRRL; this is encoded by the coding sequence ATGACCATCGGCAACCTGATGCGTTTGTTAAGCGATGGCGAGGTTCACTCTGGCGAGCAGCTGGGTGAAGCGCTGGGTATTTCCCGTGCGGCGGTGTGGAAGCAGTTAAAAAAACTGGAAGCGCTTGGCGTGGAGGTGGTCGCGGTGAAAGGCCGTGGCTATCAACTGTCGCAGCGCCTGGAGCCTTTGGAAGGCGCCAAAATCGTTGAGCAGTTGCCCGCTCCGGCGCGCCACCATCTTGCGCGCCTATTTGTTGAGGATCAGTTACCCTCCAGCAACGAGTATCTGCGCCAACGCTTTGAGCAGGGTGCCGGGCATGGCGAAGTGTGTCTGGTTGAACTGCAGACGTCGGGGCGTGGACGTCGGGGGCGTGTCTGGTCGACTCCCTGGGGGCAGAGTTTAATGCTCTCGCTGGGCTGGCGCTTCGAGTCGGGCATCGCGGTGCTGGAGGGCTTGAGCTTGGCGGTAGGCGTCGTCGTTGCCCAGGTGCTCGAGCAACATGGCGTAACGCCAAAGCTTAAGTGGCCTAACGATATCCTGCTCTCCGAACAGGGTGATGGCCCAGGCGACGAGTTAGGCAAGCTGGCGGGTATTCTTATTGAAGTGACAGGGGATGCGGCAGGCCCCTGCGAAGTCGTCATTGGTATGGGCATGAATCTGTGGCTGCCCGCCGCCCAGCGGGCAGCAATCGACCAGCCCGTGGCGGCGCTTTTCGAGCGGCTGCCGAATATCTCGCGCAATCAACTGGCCTCCGAGGTGGTGGCAGGCCTGCTGGCTATGCTGGCTAACTTTGAGCAGGACGGGTTTGGCACTTGGCGGGATGCCTGGAATCAGCGCCACGCCTACGCAGGGTTGCCTATTCGGGTGATACAAGGGCAGCAGACCAGCGATGCCGTCGCGGGGGAAGTGGATGAGAGTGGTAACCTATGGGTTACCGAAAATGGTCACTCGCGACGCCTAGCCGGCGGTGAGATTAGCGTACGCAGGCGTTTATGA
- the typA gene encoding translational GTPase TypA → MQNQQNSSAVNNLRNVAIIAHVDHGKTTLVDKLLSQSGTLDRKAEGQERIMDSNDQEKERGITILAKNTAIQWQDSQGNGYHINIVDTPGHADFGGEVERVMSMVDSVLLLVDAVDGPMPQTRFVTQKAFAQGLRPIVVVNKIDRPGARPDWVIDQIFDLFDNLGASDEQLDFPIIYCSALNGIAGMDPEELADNMDPMFQAIVDIVEPPKVELDGPFQMQISALDYNSYVGVIGLGRIKRGAVKPNQQVSIIGVDGNVRKGKIGQVMTHMGLERVQTNEATAGDIVCVTGIDDLCISDTLCDPAKVEALPPLSVDEPTVSMTFQVNDSPFAGKDGKFVTSRNIKDRLDQELIHNVALRVEQGETPEKFKVSGRGELHLSVLIETMRREGFELAVGRPEVIIKEIDGEKQEPYEEVIIDCEEQHQGSIMEELGYRKGEMTNMLPDGKGRVRLDFIIPARGLIGFRGQFLTLTSGTGILTSRFDHYGPLKPEASIERRNGVLVSMVDGKALAYALYALQERGKLIIDHATEVYEGMLIGINNRANDMVVNPTKGKKLDNMRSTGNDENIVLTPPVKFSLEQAIEFLDSDELVEVTPVHIRLRKKLLKETERKRYSKK, encoded by the coding sequence ATGCAAAACCAGCAAAACTCCAGCGCGGTTAATAACCTGCGCAACGTCGCGATCATAGCCCACGTTGACCATGGTAAAACCACACTGGTCGACAAACTCCTGAGCCAGTCCGGCACCCTTGACCGTAAAGCAGAAGGTCAAGAGCGCATCATGGACTCAAACGATCAGGAAAAAGAGCGTGGCATTACCATTTTGGCCAAAAACACGGCCATTCAATGGCAAGACAGCCAAGGTAACGGCTACCACATCAACATCGTGGATACGCCTGGGCACGCCGATTTCGGTGGCGAAGTTGAGCGCGTCATGTCAATGGTCGATTCGGTGCTACTGCTAGTAGACGCCGTTGATGGCCCGATGCCGCAAACCCGCTTTGTGACTCAGAAAGCATTCGCCCAAGGCCTGCGGCCGATCGTGGTGGTCAACAAAATTGACCGTCCCGGCGCACGTCCTGACTGGGTTATCGACCAGATTTTTGATCTGTTCGACAATCTTGGCGCGTCTGACGAACAGCTCGATTTCCCGATCATCTACTGCTCTGCCCTAAACGGCATTGCCGGTATGGATCCTGAAGAGCTGGCTGACAACATGGACCCCATGTTCCAGGCCATCGTCGATATCGTTGAGCCGCCGAAAGTTGAACTTGACGGCCCTTTCCAGATGCAGATATCAGCACTGGATTACAACAGCTACGTAGGCGTTATCGGCCTGGGTCGCATCAAGCGTGGCGCGGTGAAACCGAACCAGCAGGTGTCGATCATCGGCGTTGACGGCAATGTGCGTAAGGGCAAAATCGGTCAGGTAATGACCCATATGGGCCTTGAGCGCGTGCAGACCAACGAAGCCACCGCGGGCGACATCGTCTGTGTGACCGGCATCGACGATCTATGCATTTCGGATACATTATGCGATCCGGCCAAGGTCGAAGCGCTGCCGCCGCTGTCCGTCGACGAACCGACCGTCTCAATGACCTTCCAGGTCAACGATTCACCGTTCGCCGGCAAAGATGGCAAGTTTGTGACCAGCCGCAACATCAAGGATCGCCTTGATCAAGAGCTGATTCATAACGTGGCACTGCGCGTTGAGCAGGGCGAAACCCCTGAGAAGTTCAAGGTTTCCGGGCGTGGCGAACTGCACCTCTCGGTGCTGATCGAAACCATGCGTCGTGAAGGCTTTGAGCTGGCCGTAGGCCGCCCTGAAGTTATCATCAAAGAGATCGACGGTGAGAAGCAGGAGCCCTACGAAGAGGTCATCATCGACTGTGAAGAGCAGCACCAAGGCTCGATCATGGAAGAGCTGGGCTACCGTAAAGGCGAGATGACCAACATGCTGCCGGACGGTAAAGGACGGGTTCGCCTGGACTTCATCATTCCTGCCCGCGGCTTAATCGGTTTCCGTGGCCAGTTTCTGACCCTGACTTCAGGCACCGGCATCCTGACCAGCCGCTTTGATCACTACGGCCCGCTGAAGCCTGAAGCCTCTATTGAGCGTCGTAATGGCGTATTGGTCTCAATGGTCGACGGTAAAGCCCTTGCCTATGCGCTATATGCGCTGCAAGAGCGCGGCAAGCTGATTATCGATCACGCCACGGAAGTTTACGAAGGCATGTTGATCGGTATCAACAACCGCGCTAACGACATGGTGGTTAACCCCACCAAAGGCAAGAAGCTCGACAACATGCGCTCCACCGGTAACGATGAGAACATCGTATTGACCCCACCGGTTAAGTTCTCTCTGGAGCAGGCCATCGAGTTCCTCGACTCCGACGAGCTCGTAGAAGTCACGCCGGTGCATATCCGTCTGCGTAAAAAGCTGCTGAAAGAGACCGAGCGTAAGCGTTACAGCAAGAAGTAA
- a CDS encoding ABC transporter ATP-binding protein produces MNPLIDVQRANKAFGGLQVINDCSIQVEKGSITGMIGPNGAGKSTLFNLIAGALTPDSGHVLLDGEDITSLSADQRFHRGLLRTFQIAHEFSHMSALENLMMVPPKQAGENLFSAWLKPGKVQREEAEVRRRALEVIDFVGLHHVRNELAGNLSGGQKKLLELGRTMMTNAKVVLLDEIAAGVNRTLLGDLIGNIERLNREMGYTFLVIEHDMEMIARLCDPVIVLAQGSVMVEGHINDIQNNPEVIEAYFGTDAA; encoded by the coding sequence ATGAACCCTCTTATCGATGTACAGCGAGCCAACAAAGCGTTCGGCGGCCTGCAGGTAATTAACGACTGCTCCATTCAGGTGGAGAAGGGCTCCATTACCGGCATGATTGGCCCCAACGGGGCGGGTAAATCTACCCTGTTTAACCTCATTGCCGGTGCATTGACCCCCGACAGTGGCCACGTCCTGCTTGATGGTGAAGATATTACCTCGCTTAGCGCCGACCAGCGCTTTCATCGCGGATTACTACGTACCTTTCAAATTGCCCACGAGTTCAGCCATATGAGCGCGCTGGAAAACCTGATGATGGTGCCGCCCAAACAAGCCGGCGAAAACCTTTTCAGTGCCTGGCTAAAGCCTGGCAAGGTGCAGCGGGAAGAGGCGGAAGTGCGCCGCCGTGCCCTGGAAGTCATCGATTTTGTTGGCCTGCACCATGTGCGCAATGAGCTGGCGGGTAATTTATCGGGTGGGCAAAAGAAGCTGCTGGAGCTTGGCCGCACCATGATGACCAATGCCAAGGTAGTGCTCCTTGATGAGATCGCCGCCGGGGTGAACCGCACCCTGCTGGGCGATTTAATCGGCAATATTGAGCGGCTCAACCGAGAAATGGGTTACACCTTCCTGGTCATTGAGCACGATATGGAGATGATTGCCCGCCTTTGCGACCCGGTTATCGTGCTGGCTCAGGGCAGTGTGATGGTGGAGGGTCATATCAACGACATCCAGAATAATCCTGAGGTCATCGAGGCCTACTTCGGTACCGATGCCGCTTAA
- a CDS encoding sodium-dependent transporter, which produces MSGQNVWTHKGTFLLAAVGSAVGLGNLWRFPYLTGENGGGAFILVYALTIFAVGIPILIAEIMLGRTSRQSPIMGMRHLTKTHGTSRAWETIGWLGAASAFLILSFYSVIAGWAIHYTWLMLTGSLVGADAQTISDGFDALLAAPGLMTLYHTLFIAASALIVGMGIHKGIESGLRIMMPALFVILLVVLAYGVVNGDIGAAASFLFTFNIADLSLEGWLQAMGQSFFTLSLGMGAIMAYGAYMPSNVSLTRTAFAVAIVDTAVAMVAGLAIFALVFGAGLETGQGPGLMFVTLPLAFAEMPFGALVGGVFFILVLGAAISSSISLIEPVAAFLVERFDMTRPQAVMIMVIAAWAMGLLTVVSFNIWAEGTLFHTLFGRSAFELIELLTNIFMPVGGLLIALFAGWALTQSEVMKELGSSVTWFKLWRFLVRFVAPAAVAFVFLRTIPQVDGYFIPALGALLMIGAFAASQLWLNKPRQTT; this is translated from the coding sequence ATGAGCGGTCAAAACGTCTGGACGCATAAAGGTACCTTTCTTCTCGCCGCCGTTGGCTCCGCCGTCGGCCTAGGCAATCTGTGGCGCTTCCCCTACCTCACCGGGGAAAATGGCGGCGGTGCCTTTATATTGGTCTACGCGCTGACGATCTTCGCCGTCGGCATCCCGATTCTGATTGCCGAGATCATGCTGGGTCGCACCAGCCGCCAGAGCCCGATTATGGGCATGCGGCACCTGACCAAAACCCACGGTACCTCACGGGCCTGGGAAACCATCGGCTGGCTGGGCGCCGCCTCGGCGTTTTTGATTTTAAGCTTCTATTCGGTGATTGCCGGCTGGGCGATTCACTACACTTGGCTGATGCTGACAGGCTCACTGGTCGGGGCCGATGCGCAGACCATTAGCGATGGCTTTGATGCTCTGCTGGCCGCCCCCGGCTTAATGACGCTCTATCACACCCTTTTCATTGCCGCGTCCGCGCTAATTGTCGGTATGGGCATTCATAAAGGCATCGAATCAGGCCTGCGCATTATGATGCCCGCGCTGTTTGTGATTCTGCTGGTGGTGCTGGCCTACGGCGTGGTGAATGGCGATATAGGCGCCGCCGCCAGCTTCTTGTTCACGTTTAATATCGCCGACCTCAGCCTTGAGGGCTGGCTGCAGGCCATGGGGCAGTCATTCTTCACTCTTAGCCTGGGGATGGGGGCTATCATGGCTTACGGCGCCTATATGCCCAGCAATGTGTCGCTAACCCGCACCGCCTTTGCCGTCGCCATCGTCGATACCGCCGTAGCGATGGTCGCTGGCCTGGCCATTTTTGCTTTGGTATTTGGCGCAGGGTTAGAAACCGGGCAAGGGCCTGGGCTAATGTTTGTCACCCTACCGCTAGCGTTTGCCGAGATGCCGTTTGGTGCTTTGGTCGGCGGTGTGTTCTTTATCCTGGTGCTCGGCGCGGCTATCAGTTCCTCTATTTCGCTGATTGAGCCCGTCGCCGCCTTCCTGGTGGAGCGCTTTGACATGACGCGGCCACAGGCGGTCATGATCATGGTCATCGCCGCCTGGGCAATGGGTTTGCTGACCGTGGTTAGCTTTAATATCTGGGCCGAGGGGACACTATTCCACACCTTGTTTGGGCGCAGCGCTTTCGAGCTTATCGAGCTCCTCACCAATATCTTTATGCCGGTGGGTGGTCTGCTGATAGCCCTGTTTGCCGGCTGGGCGCTAACCCAGAGTGAAGTGATGAAAGAACTGGGCAGCAGCGTCACTTGGTTTAAACTATGGCGTTTTCTGGTGCGCTTTGTTGCCCCTGCTGCAGTGGCCTTTGTTTTTTTACGAACTATTCCTCAGGTGGATGGCTATTTTATCCCCGCCCTCGGTGCGCTGCTAATGATTGGAGCCTTTGCAGCAAGCCAGCTTTGGCTAAACAAACCACGACAAACAACCTGA
- a CDS encoding branched-chain amino acid ABC transporter permease yields the protein MNELVFFINNVVISGSVSGSIYAIGAIGVTLIFSIMRFAHFAHADMMTFGAFMVLLLTTAFPAAGASLGVPTAVLMLPLAMLLTAALAVGIDKIFYKPLRAHGVKPIVLVIGSLGVTLILQGLIRLFSGTGGQSLYVDDRKEIFRLALPFEGARAPIVVTEPQIYLFVITIVAVVALHFFLNRSRLGKAMRAMSDNPELAQASGINTNTIVAVTWMIAGALAAIAGTLLSLDVTFKPDLSFFLLLPIFAAAIVGGVGHPYGAIAGGFVVGFAETLAVFNWNVLLRPFRDSLPTWLELPSNLAFVGTEYKIVVPFFILVAILVWRPTGLFKGKVI from the coding sequence GTGAACGAACTGGTTTTTTTCATCAATAATGTGGTGATTTCGGGCAGCGTCAGCGGCTCCATTTATGCCATCGGGGCCATTGGGGTAACGCTGATTTTCAGCATTATGCGCTTTGCCCACTTCGCCCACGCCGACATGATGACCTTCGGCGCCTTCATGGTGCTACTGCTAACCACGGCGTTCCCAGCGGCAGGCGCCAGCCTAGGCGTACCCACCGCGGTGCTAATGCTGCCGCTGGCGATGCTGCTCACCGCCGCCTTGGCCGTAGGTATCGATAAAATCTTTTATAAACCGCTGCGTGCCCATGGGGTAAAGCCGATTGTGTTGGTGATTGGCTCGCTGGGGGTAACGTTGATTCTGCAGGGCTTGATCCGCCTCTTTTCGGGCACCGGCGGACAGAGTTTATATGTCGATGACCGTAAGGAGATCTTCCGCCTTGCGCTGCCCTTCGAGGGGGCACGGGCACCGATTGTGGTGACCGAGCCGCAAATTTATCTATTTGTGATTACCATCGTCGCCGTTGTGGCACTGCACTTTTTCCTTAATCGCTCGCGGTTAGGCAAGGCGATGCGCGCTATGTCGGATAACCCTGAACTCGCCCAGGCATCGGGCATTAATACCAATACCATTGTGGCGGTGACCTGGATGATCGCCGGGGCGCTGGCCGCTATTGCCGGAACGCTGCTCTCACTGGATGTCACCTTTAAACCCGATTTAAGCTTCTTCCTGCTGCTTCCCATTTTCGCCGCCGCCATTGTGGGTGGTGTTGGCCACCCTTACGGCGCCATTGCTGGGGGTTTTGTGGTCGGCTTTGCCGAAACTCTGGCGGTGTTTAACTGGAACGTGCTGCTGCGCCCCTTCCGCGACAGCCTGCCCACTTGGCTGGAGCTACCATCGAACCTGGCCTTCGTGGGCACCGAGTACAAAATTGTGGTGCCTTTTTTCATTCTGGTAGCCATTCTGGTGTGGCGTCCCACCGGACTCTTTAAGGGCAAGGTGATCTAA
- a CDS encoding ABC transporter ATP-binding protein, with protein MPLIDARDVHGGYGGMNILNGVNMTLEADEVGVIVGPNGAGKSTMLKAVFGLLHVNQGEILLNGQPIQNLPPNQLVQRGMGFVPQEKNVFPSLSVQENLEMGAFLKPQNVKRMLAQIYEFFPPLYEKRRQPAGELSGGQRQMVAMGRALMAEPSLLLLDEPTAGLSPLYMNEIFDRVKQINAAGVGILMVEQNAKQALAIADKGFVLAAGQNRFTDTGAALLADPDVAKSFLGG; from the coding sequence ATGCCATTAATCGACGCACGCGATGTGCACGGCGGCTATGGCGGCATGAATATCCTTAACGGGGTAAACATGACGCTGGAAGCCGATGAGGTCGGGGTTATCGTCGGCCCTAACGGGGCGGGCAAATCCACCATGCTGAAAGCCGTCTTTGGCCTGCTGCATGTTAATCAGGGCGAGATACTGCTTAACGGCCAACCAATCCAAAACCTGCCGCCTAACCAACTGGTGCAGCGCGGCATGGGCTTCGTCCCCCAGGAGAAAAACGTTTTCCCCAGCCTTTCAGTGCAGGAAAACCTGGAGATGGGCGCCTTTTTAAAGCCGCAAAACGTCAAGCGCATGCTCGCTCAGATCTATGAGTTTTTCCCACCGCTGTACGAAAAGCGCCGCCAGCCAGCCGGTGAGCTTTCCGGTGGGCAGCGCCAAATGGTCGCCATGGGGCGCGCTTTGATGGCCGAGCCGAGCCTGCTATTGCTGGACGAACCCACCGCGGGGCTGTCGCCGCTGTATATGAATGAAATCTTTGATCGCGTCAAACAGATCAACGCCGCTGGCGTGGGCATTTTGATGGTGGAACAGAACGCCAAACAGGCACTCGCGATTGCCGATAAAGGCTTTGTGCTGGCCGCTGGCCAAAATCGCTTTACTGACACTGGGGCAGCACTGCTCGCCGACCCCGATGTCGCCAAAAGCTTTTTGGGCGGCTAG
- a CDS encoding type III pantothenate kinase translates to MILDLDIGNTLSKWRLKDAESSEIRSRGAVWTREEWRPGADIPDLDVVEAVRISSVARAAVLEETVALLRRRVRHVHVAHSTQEALGVVNGYEEPGRLGVDRWMGALAGYHLAGGCCAVDCGSAITIDFVLPGGQHLGGFIIPGLRLMKESLKLGTRNVAIDPESEADELLEPGRRTVDAVNHGIYMAAVSAINRIYSEVCDQEGVALPMLLTGGDARVVSRGVQVPHAVWPDMVYGGLEACFPMTLAERAGKMSGAPRVPEPVALEKIRAGLAFSMLL, encoded by the coding sequence ATGATTCTGGATCTTGATATCGGCAACACGCTGTCTAAATGGCGTCTCAAGGATGCCGAGAGCAGCGAGATACGTTCCCGTGGAGCGGTTTGGACTCGGGAAGAGTGGCGCCCAGGGGCCGATATTCCCGATCTTGATGTGGTCGAGGCGGTGCGTATATCAAGCGTCGCCAGGGCAGCGGTGCTTGAGGAGACGGTCGCTTTGTTGCGTCGAAGAGTGCGGCATGTGCACGTAGCCCACTCTACCCAAGAGGCGTTAGGGGTGGTTAACGGCTACGAAGAGCCGGGACGTTTAGGCGTTGATCGTTGGATGGGGGCGCTGGCGGGTTATCATTTGGCGGGCGGTTGCTGTGCGGTGGATTGCGGCAGTGCGATCACTATCGATTTTGTGCTGCCAGGCGGCCAGCACCTTGGTGGCTTTATTATCCCCGGTCTTCGCCTGATGAAAGAGAGTCTGAAGCTTGGCACCCGCAATGTGGCCATCGACCCTGAAAGTGAGGCCGATGAGCTGTTAGAGCCTGGCCGGCGCACCGTTGATGCGGTCAATCACGGTATCTACATGGCGGCCGTTAGCGCTATTAACCGTATCTATAGCGAAGTATGTGATCAAGAGGGTGTGGCGCTGCCGATGCTATTGACTGGGGGGGATGCGCGGGTTGTCTCAAGAGGCGTGCAGGTGCCCCACGCGGTGTGGCCGGATATGGTCTACGGCGGTTTAGAGGCATGCTTTCCGATGACCCTCGCCGAGCGTGCTGGCAAAATGTCGGGCGCGCCGCGGGTGCCTGAGCCTGTGGCGCTAGAAAAGATTCGCGCGGGTCTTGCATTCTCCATGCTGCTTTGA